In the genome of Leopardus geoffroyi isolate Oge1 chromosome B1, O.geoffroyi_Oge1_pat1.0, whole genome shotgun sequence, the window AAAggctgtcattttttaaaaaacagcaggCTTCTCCTTTCCCTGATAGGAATCAGTTTTGCTCGaagaaggacattttttttttttcttccagaatttaAATTCCATGCACAACTCAATACctttaaaaaggcatttatttacCTTAGGCCTTTGAAACGTACTTTAAACTGGCAGGAGACAGCAGCAAAGCGGTGGACAAAGCTGTGAGTTTCAGCACGCTAAAATGAaactacttttttccccccataaaagCCCACATCTAAAGGTTACCAACCGCGCGCAGAGCCTCCTACTATTTGGCTCTTGGCTCCAAGGCCTGTTTCTGGAGCACACATTTGGCATTGCCCATGGGCCTCCCCATCTCTTTGCCTCTCCAAATTCTGCAGCATAGCCTCCTTTggcattcttctgcatgtttaaATAAACGGAGAATCTCAGGGTTTTCCCTAGAAAAGTCTGCTAAAGATACtccagagagatggggaggaaaaGAGTACCAGCTTATAAAACTACAAGCATCAGAAAAGAGGGACAGCTTAGGGGTGCTTCTTGCAAAGATTTATTTCAAATAGCCAGTCCCAGGCAGGGTACAGCCTGTAGGTCTGTTTGCTGAGCACAAACATCAACTTAGAAATTTACATAAAGGCACAAGGCCTTTGGGCAGATACTTGGTGCCCAGAGTGCCAGACCCAGAGCTTGGGCCCAAGGGCTTCTGGTAGGGGGGCAACAGCACAGGTTTCTAGAAGAGCTCTCCCCCAGTCCTCTGGAACGAGCCCGACTTACACACAGACAGTCATACTCACCTCGACTTTGGAGGCGGTGGAGGAGGTGAGAACACTTCAATCCCACTTCTGTCCTTGGGGAACTCAAAGGCAAAAGAGGCCGATTTGCTCATCCCGGTCCCGACTTTGCTGCTCTGCCCAGAGGAGCCGTCTGTGGGGCGGAGACGGTGCCAGGCAGAGGAGTTTGAGGGGTCTGTGGCGCCGTTTTCCATCTCTCGTCCCCAGCTTTGACTCAACAACTCCtgctccacctcctcctcttcctctatcCGGCACTGACGACTCCAGGCCCCAGTCTGGTACCGGGGTCGCCGCTGGTCCAAGGCTGAGGCAGTGGCGGCAGGTGGGTGGCACCAGACAGAGTCATTGGTGGCGACGCCATTGGCCCGGCAGGAGGAGGCAGAGTCAGTGGGGCCCCCGGATAAAGCCTGGGGTCCAGGACCACCCCCAGTGCTCCCCTCGCTGAGGTCAGAGAGTGGGGAGGCAGATGGCGACACTGGGGACCCTCCGGGGCTACTCTTGGACAGCTTGGGGGGAATGGCAGGCTTCCCCTTGGGTGTGTTCTCACTCGCGTCGGGGCGGTGGCTTTCTCTGGAGCTCAGCCCCTGGCCAGCTGAAGTCTCCTCTTCGCCTGCCTCTGAGTCCTGGCTCAGGGGCCCGCGTGGCCACTGCACCCCCACTGCAGAGTCGGGGCTGCTCAGGTAGATCGTCCGGCGGTCCTCTTCCGGATGGGCTGCCATGACCGTGATGGTAGCTGCCACCTGGGGAACCTTATCTGGGCCTTCCCTGTCCCGGCCCCAGCCAGATGGCGCTTTCGGAGCCCAGGCATTAGCTGTCCGTACCTGGCCCTGGCCCCGAGCAGCTGCTGCTGCGTGTTCCGCTGTGGCCTGTGGCTTAGAAGGCGCTGGAACCGCCTTCTTCCTCTTGGTGCTCTCAGCATAGATGGGTTCAGGCTGTACAGCCTCCCTGGGGTGGGCTAGAGGCTGGGGCTCCCCAGTCAGTCCAAGGCACCTGTTCGAGCCAGCGTCCTGCTGCTTCCCTGGCACAGGTTCCTTCATGAGGGAGCAGTAATCACTCTCAAGATGGGGGGCGAAGGGGCTGCTGGCCCCGCTGCTGGGACTCCCACAGGAGAGGCCATCTGAAGAACTGGCCGcctctgagggcagggacagCTTCTTGGGACCCAGGCGGGGAGGGTTCTCCGCGGGGCCCTGGCTACAGCACTCCCTCGGGAAGCTCACAACCCGCTTCTGCTCCTCAGTGGACCCCGCACACACTGCCTGCCCCCAGCACACTGCTGGGCAGTCCCCTCCACCAGGCCTGCACCGAGAACTCGCAGCCTGTGAGGTGGCCGTGGCCGTGGGGCTCCCGGGGCAACAATCCAGGATGGAGCAGTATTCCCCCCCCTCGCTGTCCCCTGAAGGCGAGCACCTTTGATCGCTGTCATCCTCCGAGGCCAGGGACTCCCGCAGCGGctgtggagaggggcagggcccGGCGCCCTTGTGACAGCCAGATGTCATCCCGGCAAAGGCAGCCACTTTCTGGCGGAAGCTCTCCTGAGTGGAGGTCAGCTCCTGGTAGGGAAACACGGGTTTATCTTCTCGCCCCCCCTTCTCATTGGGGAAACTCACTGGGTGGAAGGCAGTGCTCCGCTCCCCCCGGGCCTCGAGGCTGTGCAGACCAACCATGGCATACGCAGGGGGGCAGCGAGAGTGGCCATCTGCGGAGACGGAGGACCCGGCAGGCTTCTGGACGCCACGGAAGCTGCCCAGGTAAACTATCGGCACGTCGTCCTGCTTCGGGAGGGGGAGCTTGCCGGGGGCTCGTCTCCAGATGACCTACACAGCCCCAAGGTTAAAAGACTTACATTAGACCTTgtcagagaaaaaaggaagagagaaaaagtgagagggAAGTGCCATGACATTGTGAACGGTCTTCTGTGCTGCAGCGAGGAAGCTCTCCAGCACGCCTCCCCCTCTGATCGCCCCACAACCTCTCCTCCTTGTCACACCCACGAAGCCACTGGCCTTCCCAGACACCCAGCCGTGCTTCCCTCCCCGGGGCTGTCATTCTTTTGGCTTAAGTCTGTgaggtaggggaaggaaaaacccTGAAAAGGAACATTCTGCCTTCTCCTTCACAATTGCCTGATGAGGTAAGTTCTCCTAAGAGCTTTGAAAAGAGAGTTTGGAGTTTAATTTTCGCTCCgtgtttgttagttttttgatAACCATGCCACAGTACATTCCCAAAGAAACCGAAGTCttaaggctttttaaaataccttGGCTGGGCGGTGGGGCAAGAGAGTGAGGGGTGGTTTCTGAGCTGGGTCCCAGCCCCCTCGCTGCTCTCTGGGCTTTGCCAGTGACCTCGGCCCAAGCCTACGTAAGTGGCCAGACTAGTTGAACTAGGAGACAGAGATGTGGACTGCTCATTCCCATCCCTGAAGTCACGTTCCCCTCGTCCTTCCCTTCTAAAgtctccccctgccccggggtgcctgggtggctcggtcggttaaggctcaggtcatgatctcacgttcgtgagttcaagccccgcatcggactctgtgctgacagtgtggagcctgcttgggatcctgtctccttctctctctgcccctcccctgcttgctttctacctgtttctcaaaaaaaataaataaaaataaacttaaaaaaaaaaagtctccccctgcccccaaacttTTAGAAGCAGCCTCAAAGTAGGGCTTGCATTTGCTTCCTTTCCAAGATGATTCTGAACTGAGAGTCCTTGGCTTACGTCTGTGAAGGCTGAAGGTAGTGAACGTAGCCTGGCGAGTGGGTGTGACTGGCTTACGACAAATAGAGCTGGGACATGGAGCTACGTGCAACCACAGGAAGTGCCTCTCTTCAGTTAAGCCACCTCCGATATAAAACTGACCTCTGATTTTACATAGGCTCGCGCACCCTTCCTGATCCACCCACCATGATGGTTTAGGAAAACTACACTAGACAGAAAGGTCAAACAAGTCCCAAGCAGTTTGAGAATGTCCTAGACTGACTGACAGCATCTTAGACACGTCTAGAGGCAGCGGGCTCTGCACGGCCTCTAAATAACTACACCTTTGTAAGGGTGACCTGTGGGATGAGCAGAACAGTCTAATCTCTAGGGATGTGACCGTCTTTAGTTATCCCAGGTCAAAGTTGCTAAAATCCAACGTTCGCAGCTGGAAATTTGAACGCTGGCTGGGAACTGGATATGAAGGAACTACTGCTAATATTTTAAGGGCGATCTTGGTATTgcagttctattttttaagaagaCTTTATCTTTTAAGACATGTAGGGAAATGATGTgatatctgggatttgcttcaaaatcacagggaaggcagggtggaggtgggggtggagaggaagcaAGACCAGACCCGGTCATGAGTTGGTCTGTTGACACTCATGGTGAAGGACAGTGGGATGCAGGGCGTTTGTTATACAATTACCGCTACTTgcgtatatatttttaattatcaattaaaacattttttaacttacaaaaaaaaaagcttcattttgGTGTGTCCCCAGATAAATAATTAACCCAGTCTGCATTTAAACTTGAGGGACTGGATTGATGGTTCTTGGCCTAAAGGGACAGCTGGAAAGGAGGGCAGCAGCCAGGACGGGGCAGTCATGGGGCGAGCTGACGGGAAGCCATCCTGTCCTGCAGAAGTCTTGCTCCAACAGCCCTCCCTGGCTGCCAGCCAGTCACCAAGCGTTACAACAAGAGCGGCCCCTGTAAAAATACCACACGGGTTCGTCAGCCTCACCTGCGAGACTTCAGCGCTCAGGTTCGCCTCTGTCCACACGTCAGAGGTGTCTGAGCTCATCATGGTGGGCTTCACGGCGATGGTGGGCTTGGAGTAGGGGGAGCTGTTCACAGAGTCATCTTCCTGGCGGCAGGTCTCCGCCCTGGGGGGCAGGCGAGGTGGAGGGGGCAGGCTGCCTGCTCGCGGCTGGGGATGGCCGGGTGCCAGCTGGTGGTCACTCCTCAGGCAGAAGCAGTTCTTGCAGGACCCGGGCTTCCAGATGTGCTCCACAAAGTCACTGCACGCAGACATTTTTGGGCTCGCGGGGCTCAGTCGGACGGTCTGGTGCATCTTGAGCAGACAGTGTGCTGGCTCATCTTGTGCCCAGCTCTCCGGCGTGGTCTTATGGGAGGCAGATGCGGGGCACAGAGCGGCTCCCGGGAATGGCAGGGATCTGCCTGATCAGAGATCCACGCGGCCAGAGGATGGCTGCATTACCCTAGAGTCTAATTATTTGAATGGAGagtaggaaggggagggaagaggaaaaagggagaagaaaaggtcAAGATTAGCATTCCATTTCTTCTGAGACCCTCACCTATTTGTCCTAAGGCTCGTAGTCACTCTGCAGTGGTGCGGCCTTTTCGGAAGCTGTAAAAACTAAACGCAACTCTGATACAGGAGTACGGAGCATAGTGGACATTTCAGTCCCCTGAAGTCCCG includes:
- the PRAG1 gene encoding inactive tyrosine-protein kinase PRAG1 isoform X1; protein product: MHQTVRLSPASPKMSACSDFVEHIWKPGSCKNCFCLRSDHQLAPGHPQPRAGSLPPPPRLPPRAETCRQEDDSVNSSPYSKPTIAVKPTMMSSDTSDVWTEANLSAEVSQVIWRRAPGKLPLPKQDDVPIVYLGSFRGVQKPAGSSVSADGHSRCPPAYAMVGLHSLEARGERSTAFHPVSFPNEKGGREDKPVFPYQELTSTQESFRQKVAAFAGMTSGCHKGAGPCPSPQPLRESLASEDDSDQRCSPSGDSEGGEYCSILDCCPGSPTATATSQAASSRCRPGGGDCPAVCWGQAVCAGSTEEQKRVVSFPRECCSQGPAENPPRLGPKKLSLPSEAASSSDGLSCGSPSSGASSPFAPHLESDYCSLMKEPVPGKQQDAGSNRCLGLTGEPQPLAHPREAVQPEPIYAESTKRKKAVPAPSKPQATAEHAAAAARGQGQVRTANAWAPKAPSGWGRDREGPDKVPQVAATITVMAAHPEEDRRTIYLSSPDSAVGVQWPRGPLSQDSEAGEEETSAGQGLSSRESHRPDASENTPKGKPAIPPKLSKSSPGGSPVSPSASPLSDLSEGSTGGGPGPQALSGGPTDSASSCRANGVATNDSVWCHPPAATASALDQRRPRYQTGAWSRQCRIEEEEEVEQELLSQSWGREMENGATDPSNSSAWHRLRPTDGSSGQSSKVGTGMSKSASFAFEFPKDRSGIEVFSPPPPPPKSRHLLKMNKSSSDLEKVSQGSAESLSPPCRGVHVGFTTGSTDSLASDSRTCSDGGPSSEPAHSPTSSGKKLFAPVPFPSGSTEDVSPSGPLQPPPLPQKKLVSRAASSPDGFFWTQGSPKPRTASPKLNLSHSETNVCAHEESHFSYSSSPGSRHHHIFSSSEPLEKTFKGNGHWVPAPGLAGGQSGFGSPSLQCKGVPSASQLSVSSQASTGSTQLQLHSLLGSISSKEGTYAKLGGLYAQSLVRLAAKCEDLFMGGQKKELHFNENNWSLFKLTCNRPCCDSGDAIYYCATCSEDPGSTYAVKICKTPEPKAAPYCSPSVPVHFNIQQDCGHFVASVPSSMLTSPDAPKDPLPAPPSHPPAQEQDCVVVITPEVPHQTASDFVRDSASSHQSEPEVYERRVCFLLLQLCNGLEHLKEHGIIHRDLCLENLLLVHCSPQASPGASPAAPSPSPAGAPAACPSASLAAAAPAPVPAPACQGVPSEKYLPRLIISNFLKAKQKPGGTTNLQQKKSQARLAPEIVSASQYRKFDEFQTGILIYELLHQPNPFEVRARLREQDYRQEDLPPLPALSLYSPGLQQLAHLLLEADPIKRIRIGEAKRVLQCLLWGPRRELVEQPGTSEEVLCGTLHNWIDMKRALMMMKFAERAADRRRGVELEDWLCCQYLAAAEPGALLQSLKLLQLL